The following proteins are co-located in the Tistrella bauzanensis genome:
- a CDS encoding tyrosine recombinase: protein MQAPDDGPEGPVPSDGPPPTEPPPTEPSPTEKPAPLAADRLRIEAFLEMLGAEGGVADNTLIAYATDLADAAITLKPEGGLATAGADGLSRYLAALEARGLAPWTQARRLSALRRFFRFMVSDGRRPDQPTDRLDAPRRHRPLPRMLSEDDVDRLINAAHAMEGPEGRRLAAIVELLYATGLRVSELVTLPAAALIRDPRVLMVRGKGGRDRIVPLGAPARAAAAAYLAVRGVFLPADRKAQSFLFPSRAAEGHLTRQRIGQLLKALALDAGIAPERVSPHVLRHAFASHLLSGGADLRVVQQLLGHADITTTQIYTHVLDADLRRAIERAHPLAGAGRPGG from the coding sequence ATGCAGGCGCCGGATGACGGCCCGGAGGGCCCCGTTCCATCGGACGGCCCTCCCCCCACAGAGCCTCCCCCCACAGAGCCTTCCCCCACAGAGAAGCCTGCGCCGCTGGCCGCCGACCGGCTGCGGATCGAGGCCTTTCTTGAAATGCTGGGCGCGGAAGGCGGCGTCGCCGACAATACGCTGATCGCCTATGCGACCGATCTGGCCGATGCCGCGATCACCCTGAAACCCGAAGGGGGGCTTGCCACCGCCGGCGCCGACGGGCTGTCACGCTATCTGGCGGCGCTGGAAGCGCGCGGTCTGGCGCCCTGGACCCAGGCGCGGCGGCTATCGGCGCTGCGGCGGTTCTTCCGGTTCATGGTCAGCGATGGCCGCAGACCCGACCAGCCGACCGACCGGCTGGACGCGCCACGCCGCCACCGGCCGCTGCCACGGATGCTGTCGGAAGACGATGTCGACCGGCTGATCAATGCCGCCCATGCCATGGAAGGCCCGGAAGGCCGCCGGCTGGCCGCGATCGTGGAACTGCTCTATGCCACCGGCCTGCGGGTGTCGGAACTGGTGACGCTGCCGGCCGCTGCCCTGATCCGCGACCCGCGGGTGCTGATGGTGCGCGGCAAGGGCGGGCGCGACCGGATCGTGCCGCTGGGCGCGCCGGCCCGTGCGGCGGCGGCGGCCTATCTGGCGGTGCGTGGCGTGTTTCTGCCCGCCGATCGCAAGGCCCAGAGCTTTCTGTTCCCGTCCCGCGCCGCCGAGGGGCACCTGACCCGGCAGCGGATCGGCCAGTTGCTGAAGGCGCTGGCGCTGGATGCCGGCATCGCGCCCGAGCGGGTGTCGCCGCATGTCCTGCGCCACGCCTTTGCCAGCCATCTGTTGAGCGGCGGCGCCGATCTGCGGGTGGTGCAGCAATTGCTGGGCCATGCCGACATCACCACCACCCAGATCTATACCCATGTTCTGGATGCCGATCTGCGCCGGGCGATCGAGCGCGCCCATCCGCTGGCGGGCGCGGGCCGCCCGGGCGGGTAA
- a CDS encoding SAM-dependent methyltransferase: MTDDGNLTRAARFDRLYGRDPDPWQVATSPYERAKYQATLDALPRQHYRLGIEAGCSIGALSARLAGRCDRLIGLDVSEVALRLARRHHGADPRLRFQRADLPRDWPQRAAELIVLSEVLYYLDRAEITQLAGHIARSAPHSDCVLVNYLGPIPDGLPGAEAAAAFIDAITGKIAVQNLDARPGNGYRIDIIRLGAPSPGDP; this comes from the coding sequence ATGACCGACGATGGCAACCTCACCCGCGCCGCCCGCTTCGACCGGCTGTACGGCCGCGATCCCGATCCGTGGCAGGTGGCAACCTCGCCCTATGAGCGAGCCAAATATCAGGCGACGCTGGACGCCCTGCCCCGGCAGCATTACCGCCTGGGCATCGAGGCCGGATGTTCGATCGGCGCCCTGTCGGCTCGGCTTGCCGGGCGCTGCGACCGGCTGATCGGCCTGGATGTCTCCGAGGTCGCATTGCGGCTCGCGCGCCGGCATCACGGCGCCGATCCGCGCCTGCGCTTCCAGCGGGCCGACCTGCCCCGCGACTGGCCACAACGCGCCGCCGAGCTGATCGTGCTGTCCGAGGTGCTGTATTATCTGGACCGGGCCGAGATCACGCAGCTCGCCGGCCACATCGCCCGATCCGCGCCGCACAGCGATTGCGTGCTGGTCAATTATCTGGGCCCGATCCCCGACGGCCTGCCCGGCGCCGAGGCGGCGGCGGCCTTCATCGATGCCATCACCGGCAAGATCGCCGTGCAGAACCTCGACGCCCGGCCGGGCAACGGCTATCGCATCGACATCATCCGTCTGGGGGCGCCCTCACCCGGCGACCCGTAA
- a CDS encoding PIG-L deacetylase family protein — protein MTARSTDSGVTPFAQGHLLRAAPAAPMIHIDRLTDGGPVLVLTPHPDDESLGCGAAIAAASRRGVAVTVAVVTDGRGSHPDAPGFPPERLVALRLRELRKAVATLTGSRLRAPARVVALGERDQGIPLGDAAAQALHDRIGVLIDQTGARAVWTTWAGDPHIDHQRVAAIARRLAAARPGLRLWQFPVWGRFTETVPGPHDRLYRFHTTALRRVKARAVMCHRSQMTRLITGDPQGFVMDAATRHHFIDTPELFIGTRFIGSRP, from the coding sequence GTGACGGCGCGGTCCACGGACAGCGGGGTAACACCCTTTGCTCAGGGCCATCTGCTGCGCGCGGCGCCGGCGGCACCGATGATCCATATCGACCGGTTGACCGATGGCGGGCCGGTGCTGGTGCTGACCCCGCACCCGGATGACGAGTCGCTGGGCTGTGGCGCCGCCATCGCCGCCGCCAGCCGGCGGGGTGTGGCGGTGACTGTGGCCGTGGTCACCGATGGCCGGGGATCTCATCCCGACGCGCCCGGCTTTCCGCCGGAACGGCTGGTGGCGCTGCGGCTGCGTGAACTGCGCAAGGCGGTGGCGACACTCACCGGCAGCCGTCTGCGGGCGCCCGCGCGCGTGGTCGCGCTGGGCGAACGCGATCAGGGGATCCCCCTCGGTGATGCGGCGGCACAGGCACTGCACGACCGCATCGGCGTCTTGATCGACCAGACGGGCGCGCGGGCCGTGTGGACAACCTGGGCGGGCGACCCTCATATCGACCATCAGCGGGTGGCGGCGATCGCGCGCAGACTTGCCGCCGCGCGGCCGGGGCTGCGGCTCTGGCAGTTCCCGGTCTGGGGCCGGTTCACGGAAACCGTCCCGGGTCCGCATGATCGGCTATACCGCTTCCACACCACCGCGCTGCGGCGGGTGAAGGCCCGGGCCGTGATGTGCCACCGCTCGCAGATGACCCGTCTGATCACCGGCGACCCGCAGGGCTTCGTGATGGATGCGGCCACCCGGCACCACTTCATCGACACGCCCGAACTGTTCATCGGCACCCGGTTCATTGGCAGCCGGCCATGA
- a CDS encoding glycosyltransferase, with product MTAAGPWITGRWLFGRPARPRHAIAIPARDEAAQITGCLDACRVALDATGGGGVILLLVNNATDDTVARATAWARGLPRNGPALDLVDVSLPPAHAHAGGARRLAMDLARAHLSADGVLATTDADTRPAPDWLTATRHALDAGAALVCGRLQFDAAEWAALPAAVRRRAVVEGQYRRLSLRIATAIDPDPADPWPHHGMACGASLAMRGRHYDRVGGLPAVPWAEDRALARRMAAHDLPVRHADRVRVITSCRMAGRAAGGLAATLAAPLTQPDPLSDEDFAPPAILLRRVSMRAILRRHWGQRPGFGAAWAALDAASPALRHPRMRWSTVQAHLPQLAQFASLVCGHSRLPARRLAS from the coding sequence GTGACAGCGGCAGGCCCATGGATCACCGGACGATGGTTGTTCGGCCGCCCCGCGCGGCCCCGTCATGCGATCGCCATTCCGGCGCGCGACGAGGCAGCACAGATCACCGGCTGCCTCGATGCCTGCCGTGTCGCGCTGGACGCCACCGGTGGCGGGGGCGTCATCCTGCTTCTGGTCAACAACGCCACCGACGACACCGTGGCGCGCGCCACCGCCTGGGCACGCGGGCTGCCCCGCAACGGCCCGGCGCTCGATCTGGTCGATGTCTCGCTACCGCCGGCCCATGCCCATGCCGGTGGGGCGCGGCGGCTGGCGATGGATCTGGCGCGCGCCCACCTTTCGGCCGACGGGGTGCTGGCCACCACCGATGCCGACACCCGCCCGGCACCCGACTGGCTGACAGCCACCCGCCACGCGCTTGATGCCGGCGCCGCGCTGGTCTGCGGCCGGCTGCAATTCGATGCCGCCGAATGGGCGGCGCTGCCTGCGGCGGTGCGCCGGCGGGCCGTGGTGGAAGGCCAGTACCGGCGGTTGTCGCTGCGCATCGCCACGGCCATCGATCCCGATCCGGCCGATCCCTGGCCACATCACGGCATGGCCTGTGGCGCCAGTCTGGCGATGCGGGGGCGTCATTACGACCGGGTCGGCGGCCTGCCGGCGGTGCCCTGGGCCGAAGATCGCGCCCTGGCCCGGCGCATGGCCGCCCATGACCTGCCGGTGCGCCATGCCGACCGGGTGCGGGTCATCACGTCATGCCGCATGGCCGGACGGGCGGCGGGCGGCCTGGCGGCAACGCTGGCCGCACCGCTCACTCAGCCCGACCCGCTGTCGGACGAGGATTTCGCCCCACCCGCCATCCTGCTGCGCCGGGTGTCGATGCGGGCGATCCTGCGCCGCCATTGGGGACAGCGGCCGGGCTTCGGCGCCGCCTGGGCGGCGCTGGACGCGGCGAGCCCGGCGCTGCGCCATCCCCGGATGCGCTGGAGCACGGTTCAGGCCCATCTGCCACAGCTTGCCCAGTTCGCGTCCCTGGTCTGCGGCCACAGCCGGCTTCCGGCCCGGCGGTTGGCGTCATGA
- a CDS encoding IclR family transcriptional regulator translates to MPAATAATGATGSVQAVTRALDLLRILAETPGGIGLSPAARKAGLAASTAHRLLNTLAARGWASFDAPHNLWRVGPEAFITGQAFDPARHLAAAALPVMQRLMERSGETVNLAIRADDRMLYLAQVECAEMMRAFARPGARVPMISTGVGKALLAAGSRPLPVQATGTGSEGLAAELAAIAARGWALDDEEQSIGLRCVAAAISPPRGLQPIAALSISGPTARISDDRLDALGRMVVDAAADIGRTL, encoded by the coding sequence ATGCCCGCCGCCACGGCCGCCACCGGTGCGACCGGATCGGTGCAGGCGGTGACCCGCGCCCTCGACCTGCTCCGGATCCTGGCAGAGACGCCCGGCGGTATCGGGCTGTCGCCGGCCGCGCGCAAGGCGGGGCTCGCCGCATCCACCGCCCACCGGCTGCTGAACACACTGGCCGCGCGCGGCTGGGCCAGCTTCGATGCCCCTCACAATCTGTGGCGGGTGGGGCCTGAAGCCTTCATCACCGGGCAGGCCTTCGACCCGGCGCGGCATCTGGCGGCAGCAGCGCTGCCGGTGATGCAGCGGCTGATGGAACGCTCGGGCGAAACCGTCAATCTCGCGATCCGCGCCGACGATCGCATGTTGTATCTGGCGCAGGTGGAATGCGCCGAGATGATGCGGGCCTTCGCCCGGCCCGGCGCGCGGGTGCCGATGATCTCGACCGGGGTCGGCAAGGCGCTGCTGGCCGCCGGCAGCCGGCCTCTGCCGGTCCAAGCCACGGGCACCGGATCGGAGGGGCTTGCCGCCGAACTGGCGGCCATCGCCGCCCGTGGCTGGGCGCTGGACGACGAGGAACAATCGATCGGTCTGCGCTGCGTGGCCGCCGCGATCTCACCGCCGCGGGGGCTTCAACCCATCGCCGCCCTGTCGATCAGCGGCCCCACCGCCCGGATCTCCGACGACCGGCTCGACGCCCTGGGCCGGATGGTGGTCGACGCCGCCGCCGATATCGGCCGGACGCTCTGA
- a CDS encoding HpcH/HpaI aldolase/citrate lyase family protein has protein sequence MSFTIVKEATPRLNRSELAVPGSSPKFFEKAAKGDADVIFLDLEDAVAPDDKPQARKNIIQALNDIDWRGNGKTMSVRINGLDTHYMYRDVVDVVEQAGHNLDLIMIPKIGTPGDVYALDMLVTQIEQAKGIKHRIGFELIIETALGMANINEIAKASPRLESLHFGVADYSASTRARTTNIGGANANYGVLTEANADGARDYHWGDQWHYALSRMVVAARANGLRPIDGPFGDFSDGDGFRAQAHRSAALGCEGKWAIHPSQVALANEVMSPSDADVSKARRILEAMEQAQKEGKGAVTMDGKLIDIASIRQAEGIVAKADQISRR, from the coding sequence ATGAGCTTCACGATCGTCAAGGAGGCCACTCCGCGCCTCAACCGCAGCGAACTCGCGGTGCCGGGCTCCAGCCCCAAATTCTTCGAGAAGGCCGCCAAGGGCGACGCCGATGTGATCTTCCTGGATCTTGAGGATGCGGTCGCCCCCGACGACAAGCCGCAGGCCCGCAAGAACATCATCCAGGCTCTGAACGACATCGACTGGCGCGGCAACGGCAAGACGATGAGCGTGCGGATCAACGGCCTCGACACCCATTACATGTACCGCGACGTGGTGGATGTGGTGGAGCAGGCCGGTCACAATCTCGACCTGATCATGATCCCCAAGATCGGCACGCCCGGCGATGTCTATGCGCTGGACATGCTGGTGACCCAGATCGAGCAGGCCAAGGGCATCAAGCACCGCATCGGCTTCGAACTGATCATCGAGACCGCGCTTGGCATGGCGAATATCAACGAGATCGCCAAGGCCAGCCCGCGGCTGGAATCGCTGCATTTCGGCGTGGCCGATTATTCCGCCTCGACCCGCGCCCGCACCACCAATATCGGCGGCGCCAACGCCAATTACGGCGTGCTGACCGAGGCCAACGCCGATGGCGCGCGCGATTATCACTGGGGCGACCAGTGGCATTACGCCCTGTCGCGGATGGTGGTCGCGGCCCGTGCCAACGGCCTGCGCCCGATCGACGGCCCGTTCGGCGACTTCTCGGATGGCGACGGCTTCCGCGCCCAGGCGCACCGCTCGGCGGCGCTGGGCTGCGAGGGCAAATGGGCGATCCATCCCTCGCAGGTTGCCCTGGCCAACGAGGTCATGTCGCCGTCGGATGCCGATGTGAGCAAGGCCCGTCGGATCCTTGAGGCGATGGAACAGGCCCAGAAGGAAGGCAAGGGTGCCGTGACCATGGATGGCAAGCTGATCGACATCGCCTCGATCCGCCAGGCCGAGGGCATCGTCGCCAAGGCCGACCAGATCAGCCGCCGCTGA
- a CDS encoding acetyl-CoA carboxylase carboxyltransferase subunit alpha produces MNHFLDFEKPIAELEGKIKELRHLSGETGVNIVEEVGKLETKVDRLLRQIYAKLTAWQKTQVARHPERPHLSHYLSRLVTDFTPLAGDRCFGEDEAVIGGLGRIGDRAVMVIGQEKGHDVESRVRHNFGMARPEGYRKAQRLMRMADRFGLPVVTFVDTAGAYPGVGAEERGQAEAIARSIEVCLDIRVPLVTVVIGEGGSGGAIALAAANKVLMLEHSIYSVISPEGCASILWRSGENAKDAAEALKLTAQDMLKVRLIDQIIEEPLGGAHRSPDEAVASVGRAIEAMLSELEPRTGDELRNLRRDKFIAMGRDLDA; encoded by the coding sequence ATGAACCATTTCCTGGATTTCGAGAAGCCGATCGCTGAACTCGAAGGGAAGATCAAGGAACTTCGCCACCTGTCCGGCGAGACCGGGGTCAATATCGTCGAGGAAGTCGGCAAGCTTGAGACCAAGGTCGACCGGCTGCTGCGCCAGATCTATGCCAAGCTGACCGCCTGGCAGAAGACCCAGGTCGCCCGCCATCCCGAGCGCCCGCATCTGTCGCATTACCTGAGCCGGCTGGTGACCGATTTCACCCCGCTTGCCGGTGACCGCTGCTTTGGCGAGGACGAGGCGGTGATCGGTGGTCTGGGCCGGATCGGCGATCGCGCGGTGATGGTGATCGGCCAGGAAAAGGGCCATGACGTCGAAAGCCGGGTGCGGCACAATTTCGGCATGGCGCGGCCTGAAGGCTATCGCAAGGCCCAGCGGCTGATGCGCATGGCCGACCGTTTCGGCCTGCCGGTGGTGACCTTCGTCGATACCGCTGGTGCCTATCCGGGCGTGGGGGCCGAGGAACGCGGCCAGGCCGAGGCCATCGCCCGCTCGATCGAGGTCTGCCTCGACATCCGCGTGCCGCTGGTGACGGTGGTGATCGGCGAGGGCGGCAGCGGTGGCGCCATCGCGCTCGCCGCCGCCAACAAGGTGTTGATGCTTGAGCATTCGATCTATTCGGTGATCAGCCCTGAAGGCTGCGCCTCGATCCTGTGGCGGTCGGGCGAGAATGCCAAGGATGCCGCCGAGGCGCTGAAGCTGACCGCGCAGGACATGCTGAAGGTGCGGCTGATCGACCAGATCATCGAGGAACCGCTGGGCGGCGCCCATCGCTCTCCCGACGAGGCGGTGGCCAGTGTCGGCCGCGCGATCGAGGCGATGCTGAGCGAGCTTGAACCCAGGACCGGCGACGAGTTGCGCAATCTGCGCCGCGACAAGTTCATCGCCATGGGCCGCGATCTCGACGCGTGA
- a CDS encoding ChaN family lipoprotein has product MTACPAGTWIDPDDNMVITEAALVARLGDVRVVLAGERHDVMAIHLWQAHLARLLLAARGRIAIGFEMFPRDVQPVLDDWCAGRIVDEAAFLDAVGWSQIWGFDPALYLPLIRLGRLDGVSLLGLNCRRDLVRRVGREGFDAAAAMAAEDGVSRPAPASAAYRRQLAAMTGRAMADPAVDPESARRFDRFVAAQQVWDRAFACNIAGALGAPGAPPVVLGIIGRGHMSFGNGTPHQLADLGIHDTAVLLTASLEDRGALTSGSAMAVWRFDH; this is encoded by the coding sequence GTGACAGCCTGCCCGGCCGGCACCTGGATCGATCCCGACGACAACATGGTCATCACCGAGGCGGCGCTGGTCGCGCGGCTTGGCGACGTGCGCGTGGTGCTGGCCGGTGAACGCCATGACGTGATGGCGATCCATCTGTGGCAGGCACATCTGGCGCGCCTGCTGCTGGCCGCCCGCGGCCGGATCGCGATCGGCTTCGAGATGTTTCCCCGTGACGTGCAGCCGGTGCTCGACGACTGGTGCGCCGGGCGCATCGTCGACGAAGCGGCGTTTCTCGACGCGGTCGGCTGGTCGCAGATCTGGGGCTTCGACCCGGCGCTGTATCTGCCGCTGATCCGGCTGGGCCGGCTGGATGGCGTCAGCCTGCTGGGGCTGAACTGCCGGCGCGATCTGGTGCGGCGGGTCGGCCGCGAGGGTTTCGATGCCGCAGCCGCCATGGCAGCCGAAGACGGCGTGTCGCGCCCGGCGCCAGCCAGTGCCGCCTATCGCCGCCAGCTCGCCGCGATGACCGGGCGGGCCATGGCCGATCCGGCGGTGGACCCCGAAAGTGCCCGACGCTTCGACCGCTTCGTCGCCGCCCAGCAGGTCTGGGACCGGGCCTTCGCCTGCAACATCGCCGGCGCGCTCGGCGCTCCGGGTGCGCCCCCTGTCGTGCTGGGCATCATCGGCCGCGGCCATATGTCGTTCGGCAACGGTACCCCGCACCAACTGGCTGACCTTGGCATCCATGACACGGCCGTGCTGCTGACCGCGTCTCTCGAAGATCGCGGAGCGCTAACATCCGGATCGGCCATGGCTGTCTGGCGATTCGATCACTGA
- the secA gene encoding preprotein translocase subunit SecA: MFGALARRIFGTANDRTVKSLQRAVQAINAKEPEVQALDDAGLRARTDEFRGRLAKGEPLDDLLVDAFATVREAARRVLGQRHFDVQLVGGMVLHQGRIAEMKTGEGKTLVSTLAAYLNALEGKGVHVVTVNDYLARRDSEWMGRVHRFLGLTVGAILPGMDDYSRRLAYGADITYGTNNEFGFDYLRDNMKYGLDQMVQRPFNFAIVDEVDSILIDEARTPLIISGPTEDNSELYRLINRFIPDLGADDFEKDEKQRSVILTDVGQERIEAALGEAGLITGGLYDIENVAIVHHVNQALRAHKLFTRDVDYIVKDDKVIIIDEFTGRMMEGRRYSEGLHQALEAKEEVTIQNENQTLASITFQNYFRLYPKLSGMTGTALTEAGEFAEIYKLEVVAIPTNRDVQRKDADDEVYRSEREKIQAIVTEVKQAAAKGQPILIGTVSIEKSELLSRMFTEGGVPHQVLNARYHEQEAQIIAQAGRPGAVTIATNMAGRGTDIQLGGNVQMRVEAELGDITDEAERARRTAEIETEVEAARAQVMAAGGLYVIGSERHESRRIDNQLRGRAGRQGDPGASKFFVSLEDDLMRIFGSERIDGMLRRLGLEEGEAITHPWINKALEKAQQKVEARNFDIRKNLLRYDDVMNDQRKVVYEQRREMMNAERVDDTVLSMRHEVIAEIVAEAAPEKSYPEQWKVAELTERCQKVLACDLPIKDWAAEEGIDPEALRERITQASDAVMATKVESYGLETMHRVEKSLLLQIIDHHWKEHLLQLDYLRQGIVLRAYAQKDPLNEYKREAFSLFEGMLDRMRETVTQVLSHLEIRAASAQQPAEAERPMQPTTESLPGAAAMTDAPGEDAPPSALPEGWERTPRNSNCPCGSGRKFKHCHGRLV; the protein is encoded by the coding sequence ATGTTCGGCGCTCTAGCCCGGCGGATTTTCGGTACCGCCAACGATCGGACGGTGAAGTCGCTCCAGCGGGCGGTTCAGGCGATCAACGCCAAGGAGCCCGAGGTTCAGGCTCTCGACGATGCCGGACTCCGTGCCCGCACCGACGAATTTCGCGGGCGTCTTGCCAAGGGCGAGCCACTCGACGACCTTCTGGTCGATGCCTTCGCCACCGTGCGCGAGGCCGCGCGCCGTGTTCTGGGGCAGCGACATTTCGATGTCCAGCTGGTCGGCGGCATGGTGCTGCATCAGGGCCGCATCGCCGAGATGAAGACCGGTGAAGGCAAGACCCTGGTCTCGACGCTGGCCGCCTATCTGAACGCGCTGGAAGGCAAGGGCGTCCACGTCGTCACCGTCAACGACTATCTGGCGCGACGCGACTCGGAGTGGATGGGGCGGGTGCACCGTTTCCTGGGCCTGACCGTCGGTGCCATCCTGCCCGGCATGGACGATTACAGCCGCAGGCTGGCTTATGGCGCCGACATCACCTATGGCACCAACAACGAGTTTGGCTTCGACTATCTGCGCGACAACATGAAGTACGGGCTGGACCAGATGGTTCAGCGGCCATTCAACTTCGCGATCGTCGACGAGGTCGACAGCATCCTGATCGATGAAGCCCGCACGCCGCTGATCATTTCCGGTCCCACGGAAGACAATTCCGAACTGTACCGGCTGATCAACCGCTTCATCCCCGATCTGGGGGCGGATGATTTCGAGAAGGACGAGAAGCAGCGGTCGGTGATCCTGACCGATGTCGGCCAGGAACGGATCGAGGCGGCGCTGGGCGAGGCCGGGCTGATCACCGGCGGGCTCTATGACATCGAGAATGTCGCGATCGTCCATCACGTGAACCAGGCGCTGCGCGCCCACAAGCTGTTCACCCGCGACGTGGACTATATCGTCAAGGATGACAAGGTCATCATCATCGACGAGTTCACCGGCCGGATGATGGAAGGCCGCCGCTATTCCGAAGGGCTGCACCAGGCGCTGGAAGCCAAGGAAGAGGTGACGATCCAGAACGAGAACCAGACGCTGGCCTCGATCACCTTCCAGAACTATTTCCGCCTCTATCCCAAGCTGTCGGGCATGACCGGCACCGCCTTGACCGAGGCCGGCGAATTCGCCGAGATCTACAAGCTGGAAGTCGTGGCGATCCCGACCAATCGCGACGTGCAGCGCAAGGATGCCGATGACGAGGTCTACCGCTCCGAGCGCGAGAAGATCCAGGCGATCGTGACCGAAGTGAAGCAGGCGGCGGCCAAAGGCCAGCCGATCCTGATCGGCACCGTCTCGATCGAGAAATCGGAACTTCTGTCGCGGATGTTCACCGAGGGTGGCGTCCCGCATCAGGTGCTGAACGCCCGCTATCACGAGCAGGAAGCCCAGATCATCGCCCAGGCCGGCCGGCCTGGTGCCGTGACCATCGCCACCAACATGGCCGGTCGCGGCACCGATATCCAGCTGGGCGGCAACGTCCAGATGCGGGTCGAGGCCGAGCTTGGCGACATCACCGACGAGGCCGAGCGCGCCCGCCGGACGGCGGAGATCGAAACCGAGGTCGAGGCGGCGCGCGCGCAGGTGATGGCGGCCGGCGGCCTCTACGTCATCGGCTCGGAACGTCATGAAAGCCGGCGCATCGACAATCAGCTGCGCGGCCGTGCGGGCCGCCAGGGCGATCCCGGCGCGTCGAAATTCTTCGTGTCGCTGGAAGACGACCTGATGCGGATCTTCGGGTCCGAGCGCATCGACGGCATGCTGCGGCGTCTGGGTCTGGAAGAGGGGGAGGCGATCACCCATCCCTGGATCAACAAGGCGCTCGAAAAGGCACAGCAGAAGGTCGAGGCGCGCAACTTCGACATCCGCAAGAATCTGCTGCGCTATGACGACGTCATGAACGACCAGCGCAAGGTCGTCTATGAACAGCGCCGCGAGATGATGAATGCCGAGCGCGTCGACGACACGGTGCTGTCGATGCGCCACGAGGTCATCGCCGAGATCGTCGCCGAGGCAGCCCCCGAGAAGTCCTATCCTGAGCAGTGGAAGGTGGCCGAACTCACCGAGCGCTGCCAGAAGGTGCTGGCCTGCGACCTGCCGATCAAGGACTGGGCGGCCGAGGAAGGCATCGACCCCGAGGCGCTGCGCGAGCGGATCACCCAGGCCTCCGATGCCGTGATGGCGACCAAGGTCGAGTCCTATGGCCTCGAGACCATGCACCGGGTGGAAAAGAGCCTGCTGCTGCAGATCATCGACCATCACTGGAAAGAGCATCTGCTTCAGCTCGACTATCTCCGGCAGGGCATCGTGCTGCGCGCCTATGCGCAGAAGGATCCGCTGAACGAGTACAAGCGCGAGGCCTTCTCGCTGTTCGAAGGCATGCTCGACCGGATGCGCGAGACGGTGACCCAGGTGTTGTCGCATCTGGAAATCCGCGCCGCCAGCGCCCAGCAGCCTGCCGAGGCCGAACGGCCGATGCAGCCCACCACCGAGAGTCTGCCCGGCGCCGCCGCGATGACCGATGCCCCGGGCGAGGACGCGCCGCCATCGGCCCTGCCCGAAGGCTGGGAACGCACACCCCGCAACAGCAACTGCCCCTGCGGATCGGGCAGGAAATTCAAGCACTGCCACGGCCGGCTGGTCTGA
- a CDS encoding peptidylprolyl isomerase, with product MLMRSARRPFGAAIAALLLASTVPFAAVRAAEEPKAEDPVVARVDGSDIRRSDVVAAYETLPPPYRSLPFEQLYDTLLDNVISSRLMVEAARKQGLESEDDVKQRIQRAADRVLTEAYLTRLIDNAVTDEALKAAYDDFKTSFTPEEEVRARHILVATEDEAKAVKAELDKGGDFAKIAADKSTDPGAANGGDLGFFTADRMVKPFADAAFAMKPGEISDPVQSQFGWHVIKLEERRKQPVPSFEDKKQELEVQLQREAVDDALEALKADAKVERLTETMPEAPAAEAPAAEAPKS from the coding sequence ATGCTCATGCGCAGCGCGCGTCGGCCGTTCGGTGCCGCCATCGCCGCCCTGCTCCTTGCCTCCACCGTGCCGTTCGCGGCCGTGCGGGCAGCCGAGGAGCCGAAGGCCGAAGATCCGGTCGTCGCCCGCGTCGACGGTTCCGACATCCGCCGCTCGGACGTGGTCGCCGCCTATGAAACTCTGCCCCCGCCCTATCGGTCGCTGCCCTTCGAGCAGCTGTATGACACGCTGCTCGACAACGTGATCAGCAGCCGGCTGATGGTCGAGGCCGCCCGCAAGCAGGGGCTGGAGTCTGAAGACGACGTGAAGCAGCGCATCCAGCGCGCCGCCGACCGCGTTCTGACCGAGGCCTATCTGACCCGGCTGATCGACAATGCCGTCACCGACGAGGCCCTGAAGGCCGCGTATGACGACTTCAAGACCAGCTTCACGCCCGAAGAGGAAGTCCGCGCCCGCCATATCCTGGTGGCGACCGAGGACGAGGCCAAGGCGGTCAAGGCCGAACTCGACAAGGGTGGCGATTTCGCCAAGATCGCGGCCGACAAGTCGACCGATCCCGGCGCCGCCAATGGCGGCGATCTGGGCTTCTTCACCGCCGACCGGATGGTGAAGCCGTTCGCCGATGCCGCCTTCGCGATGAAGCCGGGCGAGATTTCCGACCCGGTGCAGAGCCAGTTCGGCTGGCATGTCATCAAGCTGGAAGAGCGCCGCAAGCAGCCGGTTCCGTCCTTCGAGGACAAGAAGCAGGAGCTTGAGGTGCAGTTGCAGCGCGAGGCCGTCGACGACGCGCTGGAAGCGCTGAAGGCCGATGCCAAGGTGGAGCGTCTCACCGAGACGATGCCCGAAGCTCCGGCAGCCGAAGCTCCGGCAGCCGAGGCACCCAAGAGCTGA